The region ATGGAAACTGTTCCTGCAATTTCACCCACTAGTCGTACTAAAGATAACTGCTTATATTCATCAACGATAAATTCGAAAGCGATGGCATTTACTTTTTTCTCTGCCAGTTTTAAGAAATAATCCTTATCCCGAAGATTAATCTGAAGTGCTGAAACCAGATAGGTATTGGGTTTCATAAATTCAATTTCGTCTTCTGTAGGCGGATTGATTTTTAAAATTAAATCCTGTCCGAAGGCTTCTTTCGGATCTTTTGTGATTCTGGCACCTGATTCAGAGTATTGTATATCTGTAAAAAACGAACCTTCTCCGGCTCCGGATTCTATAATAATTTCATGGCCGTGTTCTACCAAAACCTGCACAGCATCTGGTGTAATACAGGTCCTCCTTTCATTAAGACAGGTTTCTTTAGGGACTCCAATACTGAACTGTTTACCTTTTTTTATAACTTCAAGCTTTTCTGCTTTGGGGATCAGTTCCTCCTCAGTGAAAGGGGTGAAAATATTCGTAGTACTCATTTTAAATTATATCTTACAGATAATTATTTTTCAATTGAATTCAATATGCAAAGATACATAATATTTAATCGAATGAGACTTCTCTGTTTTCTCCGGTATTTACAATACTCATTTCGTGGTATGTAAGCCCGTAAAGCTCATCTTCATATACTTCCGGCCATTCGATGATGCAAAGAAAAGCATTGTCAAGATATTCTTCAATTCCGATATCATAGACTTCTTCTATATTTTTTAAACGATACAAATCGAAATGATAGACTTTTCCTTTTGGAGTGTTATATTCATTCACAATAGAATAGGTTGGAGAATTGACTTCATCAGTACTTCCCAAACTTTTAAGCAAAAATTGTGTGAAAGTGGTTTTTCCGGCACCTAAATTTCCTTTTAAAAGGAAAATATTATGCTGTAACTGAGGAATAATGGTATCGACTATGTTTTGCCAGTCTTCTATTGTATGTATGGTGTAGTTCATTACTTATTATTTACATTTTTCTCGTACAAATTTAAGAAATGTCTGGCTCTTGCTTTCGCCTTTTCGGGGTTTCTATGTCGGTTATTTTGACTAGGGGCTTCGTAGAGTGCCAATATTTCCCCCATTTCTAGTTGTGTTAAATCTTTTGTTTCTTTATTAAATAGTGATTTTGAAAGATTGTGTACACCTTTTCTATTTTCTAAAAAATCAAAATGATTAAAGTTAAATTCTAAACAATCTCGTTGATTATAATGCTGCTCTAAATATCTTGCCACTAAGAATTGATCTATTGATTGTTTGTTTTTAATTTCTAAAATTGGAAATATCTTGTAAGCCATTTGATTGCATGGACATTCTTTTCTTTGTGAACTATCAGAATTCACTAAGGCTGAAAGGACATAATTCCAAGAATTTTCTGATAAAGAGTTGGGGAAAACGGTATTATAAAAATTTGAAAAACTAGCCGGAATTTTTTCACTGCTTCTTATTTCATAGGTGATCATTTTTTTGTCGGCATCATTAATAATAAACCTTCCTCCAAATTCGAAATACAAAAGAAAAATTAGTACTGAAGAAATTATAATGAATAAAAATCCTTTTAAATATTTCATGGTGTAAGTTTCAAATTTTTTCAAAAATAACTAAAAATAAAATTACTTATAATCATAATTTTACGGATAATGCAGAGTTTTTGATACTAAGATTCTATATAAAATTGTATATTTTTGTAGCATGATTTCCAAACAGACCATAGATAAAATATTCTCAACAATACGTGTAGAAGAGATTGTTGGCGAATATGTGCAGCTGAAAAGGGCAGGGTCTAATTATAAAGGACTCAGTCCGTTCCATGATGAAAAATCTCCGAGTTTTGTAGTTTCACCAAGTAAACAGATCTGGAAAGATTTCTCAACGGGAAAAGGAGGAACTGCAATCTCTTTTTTAATGGAAATCGAAAACTTCACGTATCCTGAAGCACTTCGTCACGCTGCAAAAAAATACGGAATCGAGATCGAAGAAGATCAGAAAGATTTTTCTGAAGAAGCAAAAAATGCACAGTCAGAAAGAGATTTATTATACAAAATTCATGAAGTTGCCAATGATTTTTTCCAAAATTTCCTTTGGGAGGTCGAAGAAGGAAAGGCAATTGGATTATCTTATTTTAAAGAACGGGAGCTTCGGGATGATATTATTAAAAAATTTCAGCTTGGATATTCTCCGGAAAAGAAAAATGCGTTTACAGCATATGCTTTAGAAAAAGGATATTCCAAGGAAATTTTAGAAAAATCCGGACTTTCCATCTTTCCGGAAAATACACCTGCTGGAGTTGACCGTTTTCGTGAAAGGGTCATTTTTCCGATTCATAGTTTTTCGGGAAGAGTATTAGGTTTTGGAGCCAGAATCCTGAAAAGTAATGTCAAAACTGCAAAATATCTCAACTCTCCGGAGACGGAAATTTATCATAAATCGAATGTATTATATGGTTTAAACCAAAGTAAGCAGGCGATTTCGAGAAAAAATAGATGTCTTTTGGTGGAAGGATATATGGACGTGATTTCACTTCATATGTCAGGAATTGAGAACGTTGTGGCTAGTTCCGGTACTTCTTTAACCACAGAGCAGATTAAGCTGATCAAAAGATTGACGGAAAACGTTACGATCCTTTTTGATGGTGATAATGCCGGAATTAAGGCCAGTTTCCGAAGTATCGATATGCTTTTGACAGAAGGAATGAACATCCGTGTTCTTCTTTTCCCAGATGGTGATGACCCGGATTCTTTCGCTCGAAAACATTCTCAGGAATATGTAGAGAAATTCATCGAAAATGAGGCGATGGATTTTATTGATTTTAAGGCAGAAATTCTTTTAAAAGAAGTTGGTAATGATCCTATTAAAAAGGCTGAAGCGATCAGGGATATTGTAAAGTCGGTGGGTTTTGTTCAGAATGCTTTAAAAAGAGAGGTTTACCTAAAAGAAGTTT is a window of Candidatus Chryseobacterium colombiense DNA encoding:
- the tsaE gene encoding tRNA (adenosine(37)-N6)-threonylcarbamoyltransferase complex ATPase subunit type 1 TsaE, with the protein product MNYTIHTIEDWQNIVDTIIPQLQHNIFLLKGNLGAGKTTFTQFLLKSLGSTDEVNSPTYSIVNEYNTPKGKVYHFDLYRLKNIEEVYDIGIEEYLDNAFLCIIEWPEVYEDELYGLTYHEMSIVNTGENREVSFD
- a CDS encoding transglycosylase domain-containing protein codes for the protein MKYLKGFLFIIISSVLIFLLYFEFGGRFIINDADKKMITYEIRSSEKIPASFSNFYNTVFPNSLSENSWNYVLSALVNSDSSQRKECPCNQMAYKIFPILEIKNKQSIDQFLVARYLEQHYNQRDCLEFNFNHFDFLENRKGVHNLSKSLFNKETKDLTQLEMGEILALYEAPSQNNRHRNPEKAKARARHFLNLYEKNVNNK
- the dnaG gene encoding DNA primase, whose protein sequence is MISKQTIDKIFSTIRVEEIVGEYVQLKRAGSNYKGLSPFHDEKSPSFVVSPSKQIWKDFSTGKGGTAISFLMEIENFTYPEALRHAAKKYGIEIEEDQKDFSEEAKNAQSERDLLYKIHEVANDFFQNFLWEVEEGKAIGLSYFKERELRDDIIKKFQLGYSPEKKNAFTAYALEKGYSKEILEKSGLSIFPENTPAGVDRFRERVIFPIHSFSGRVLGFGARILKSNVKTAKYLNSPETEIYHKSNVLYGLNQSKQAISRKNRCLLVEGYMDVISLHMSGIENVVASSGTSLTTEQIKLIKRLTENVTILFDGDNAGIKASFRSIDMLLTEGMNIRVLLFPDGDDPDSFARKHSQEYVEKFIENEAMDFIDFKAEILLKEVGNDPIKKAEAIRDIVKSVGFVQNALKREVYLKEVSNKFGLSEQSLFNELDVQRQVTQNQNQHVQQQKENAAPVKMEIVPLDEEKGDPFLYDVLFMENKLVDHMLMFGDVVLKRKDDHNEEYQITVIEEILQHFEEEHYEFLVKGNEMIIGQVKEGIQNDELRSGNFFVSFMDEEITSKVVDALIPLDDLENWASRNIYPPNYGDKIAEQVKGDVLLHKYRYIDYLIKQTAVELDEHRDSDPVKYFELIQKITLLKQASIRLSDIIEYSPIKGIYGDRKR